The following coding sequences lie in one Thermoanaerobacterales bacterium genomic window:
- a CDS encoding DUF4446 family protein, translating into MTLDVLLRTHAMEVLAGLTGFFILLSLVQLAMYRRLARQFRRYRALVEKAGPQGLGDALAACARVVETVDERVAEIRRRQRELERELRTCVRTPGVVRFNAFDDVGSDLSYACALLDAKGDGVVLSGLFGRYEARTYAKPVKDGESAYHLTDEEKDAITAVQGGRKDK; encoded by the coding sequence ATGACCCTGGATGTCTTGCTCAGGACCCATGCCATGGAGGTACTGGCCGGGCTGACCGGCTTTTTTATCCTCCTTTCGCTTGTACAGCTGGCGATGTACCGGCGGCTGGCCCGGCAGTTCAGGCGCTACCGCGCCCTGGTCGAAAAAGCCGGGCCCCAGGGTTTGGGCGACGCCCTCGCCGCCTGTGCGCGGGTGGTGGAGACCGTGGACGAGAGAGTGGCCGAGATCAGGCGACGCCAGCGGGAGCTGGAGCGTGAGCTGCGGACCTGCGTGCGCACCCCGGGCGTGGTCCGCTTCAACGCCTTTGACGACGTGGGCAGTGACCTCAGTTACGCCTGCGCCCTGCTCGACGCCAAGGGCGACGGGGTCGTCCTTTCCGGGCTCTTCGGCCGTTACGAGGCGCGGACCTATGCCAAACCGGTCAAGGACGGCGAATCCGCCTATCACCTGACCGACGAGGAGAAGGACGCCATTACCGCAGTACAAGGCGGGCGAAAGGATAAGTAA
- the larE gene encoding ATP-dependent sacrificial sulfur transferase LarE translates to MFNMQERVHKIIKHLSGAVVAFSGGTDSAVLLRLAASALDGRLLAVTAVGPIYVPGDTERARSLAAAWGILHYEIDLGPLSDPAFRANGPDRCYLCKRALFAALRRIAGESGLPHVLDGTNAEDARAFRPGLAAAAEFGVQSPLREAGLTKDGVRRLARDLGVPDPDRPAESCLCTRIPYGRELTAECLAQVRDGEGLLRNLGFSTVRLRHHGDLARIEVFPGEIGRLLDEALRVRVREGLAALGFRFVTVDLGGYRSGCFD, encoded by the coding sequence ATGTTTAATATGCAGGAGAGAGTCCACAAAATAATTAAGCATCTTTCGGGAGCCGTGGTGGCCTTTTCCGGGGGGACCGACTCCGCGGTCCTGCTCCGGCTGGCGGCCTCCGCCCTGGACGGCCGGCTGCTCGCCGTGACCGCGGTCGGGCCGATCTACGTCCCCGGCGACACCGAGCGGGCGCGGTCGCTGGCCGCAGCCTGGGGCATACTGCACTATGAAATCGACCTCGGCCCGTTAAGCGACCCGGCCTTCCGGGCGAACGGCCCGGACCGGTGCTACCTGTGCAAGCGCGCCCTTTTCGCCGCCCTGCGGCGGATCGCCGGCGAAAGCGGCCTGCCGCACGTTCTGGACGGCACCAACGCCGAGGACGCACGGGCCTTCCGCCCGGGACTGGCGGCGGCGGCCGAGTTCGGGGTTCAGAGCCCCCTGCGGGAGGCCGGCCTGACCAAGGACGGCGTACGCCGGCTGGCGCGGGACCTCGGTGTCCCCGACCCGGACCGGCCGGCCGAGAGCTGTCTCTGCACGCGGATCCCGTACGGCCGGGAGCTGACCGCCGAGTGCCTCGCCCAGGTGCGGGATGGAGAGGGGTTACTCCGCAACCTGGGCTTTTCTACCGTCCGCCTGCGTCACCACGGGGACCTGGCGCGGATCGAAGTCTTTCCGGGGGAGATCGGGCGGCTGCTGGACGAGGCCCTCCGCGTGCGGGTCCGGGAGGGGCTGGCGGCCCTGGGTTTCCGTTTCGTCACGGTGGACCTGGGCGGTTACCGGAGCGGCTGCTTCGATTGA
- the larB gene encoding nickel pincer cofactor biosynthesis protein LarB, whose protein sequence is MNHRQLREILEQVAAGALPVEEAGRRLEDLPYEDLGFARLDHHRELRQGFPEVVFCGGKTPAQVALIFERLARRSDVVLATRATPEAFAAVRRVVPAARYEPAARCIVRGGSSPRPASRPALLVSAGTADLPVAEEARVCLEALGHPVTTLYDVGVSGLHRLLGHLELIRTSPVIIVVAGLEGALPSVVAGLTARPVIAVPTSVGYGASLGGLAALLAMLNGCAPGVAVVNIDNGYGAAAMASAILRTAEDADKEDGN, encoded by the coding sequence ATGAACCACCGGCAGCTGCGCGAAATCCTGGAGCAGGTCGCGGCCGGGGCCCTCCCGGTGGAGGAGGCCGGCCGGCGTCTGGAGGACCTGCCCTACGAGGATCTCGGCTTCGCCCGCCTCGACCACCACCGCGAACTGCGGCAGGGGTTCCCGGAGGTCGTCTTCTGCGGCGGGAAGACGCCGGCACAGGTCGCCCTGATCTTCGAGCGCCTGGCCCGGCGGTCCGACGTGGTCCTCGCCACCCGGGCGACGCCCGAGGCCTTCGCCGCGGTACGGCGCGTGGTCCCCGCGGCGCGTTACGAGCCCGCCGCGCGGTGCATCGTCCGCGGCGGAAGCAGCCCCCGTCCCGCGTCCCGGCCCGCGCTGCTGGTCAGCGCGGGGACCGCCGACCTGCCGGTCGCGGAGGAGGCACGGGTCTGCCTGGAGGCTCTGGGCCACCCCGTGACGACCCTTTACGACGTCGGAGTGAGCGGCCTGCACCGCCTGCTGGGGCACCTGGAGTTGATCCGCACGAGCCCGGTGATCATCGTCGTGGCCGGGCTGGAGGGCGCCCTGCCCAGCGTGGTGGCCGGCCTCACCGCGCGGCCGGTGATCGCCGTGCCGACCAGCGTCGGCTACGGGGCCAGCCTGGGCGGGCTGGCCGCGCTGCTGGCCATGCTGAACGGCTGCGCTCCCGGGGTAGCTGTGGTAAATATTGACAATGGATACGGGGCCGCGGCGATGGCCAGCGCCATCCTGCGCACCGCCGAAGACGCCGACAAGGAGGACGGGAACTAG
- the larC gene encoding nickel pincer cofactor biosynthesis protein LarC, translated as MRVLYWDCFAGIAGDMALGSLIDAGADPASIRDALEASGLSGFDLEVARVQARGLAAARVTVRVTSSQPPRRLGDIRDLIIQGCFPPAARERALRVFTRLAEAEARVHGTRPEEVHFHEVGAVDALVEVIGACLALDALRIDRVIISPLPLSTGYTTCAHGVLLPVPPPATLELLRGFPTRGTAVEGELVTPTGAALATALAAEAGPPPGMRIEAVGYGAGSREFTFPNVLRAIIGERREETRSGWTAEAFQESLVILETNIDDLNPEFYPHLTARLLDAGAREAYLTPVIMKKGRPGVVLTVLAREEDWRRLAGMMMEEAGTLGVRMRWDSRLVAPRQIFEVRTVYGPVRVKVAHVGGRVIQIKPEFEDCRARAAEAGVPVREVHAAASLAARLELPPCFRPPASVSSGPETGS; from the coding sequence GTGAGGGTACTTTATTGGGACTGCTTCGCCGGGATCGCCGGGGACATGGCCCTGGGCTCCCTGATCGACGCCGGGGCCGACCCGGCGTCGATCAGGGATGCGCTGGAGGCGTCCGGTCTTTCCGGATTCGACCTCGAGGTCGCCCGGGTTCAGGCCCGTGGGCTGGCCGCCGCCCGCGTCACGGTCCGGGTTACCTCATCCCAGCCTCCCCGCCGGCTGGGCGACATCCGGGACCTGATCATCCAGGGGTGTTTTCCCCCGGCCGCCCGCGAACGCGCCCTGCGGGTTTTCACGCGCCTCGCCGAGGCCGAGGCCCGGGTGCACGGGACCAGGCCGGAGGAGGTCCATTTCCACGAGGTCGGGGCGGTGGACGCCCTCGTCGAGGTCATCGGCGCCTGCCTGGCCCTGGATGCCCTCCGGATCGACCGGGTGATCATCTCCCCCTTGCCCCTGAGCACGGGGTACACCACGTGCGCGCACGGCGTCCTCCTGCCCGTGCCGCCCCCCGCCACGCTGGAGCTTCTCCGGGGCTTCCCGACCCGCGGTACGGCGGTGGAGGGGGAGCTGGTCACCCCCACCGGCGCCGCCCTGGCGACGGCCCTGGCGGCGGAAGCCGGCCCTCCCCCGGGAATGCGTATCGAGGCGGTCGGTTACGGTGCCGGGAGCCGGGAGTTCACCTTCCCCAACGTATTGCGGGCGATCATCGGCGAGCGGCGCGAGGAGACAAGGAGCGGCTGGACCGCGGAGGCTTTCCAGGAATCCCTCGTCATCCTGGAAACCAATATCGACGACCTGAACCCGGAGTTCTACCCCCACCTGACCGCGCGCCTTCTTGACGCCGGGGCGCGGGAGGCCTATCTGACCCCGGTGATCATGAAGAAGGGACGGCCGGGCGTGGTGCTCACCGTCCTGGCACGGGAGGAGGACTGGCGGAGGCTGGCCGGCATGATGATGGAGGAGGCCGGAACCCTGGGTGTCCGGATGCGCTGGGACTCCCGGCTGGTCGCCCCGCGGCAGATATTCGAGGTGCGCACGGTTTACGGCCCGGTGCGGGTGAAGGTCGCCCATGTCGGGGGCCGGGTCATCCAAATCAAGCCGGAGTTCGAGGACTGCCGCGCCCGCGCCGCGGAGGCCGGCGTGCCGGTTCGCGAGGTCCACGCCGCGGCGTCCCTGGCCGCACGCCTCGAACTGCCGCCCTGTTTCCGGCCGCCCGCTTCGGTATCCTCCGGACCGGAGACCGGTTCATAG